A stretch of the Teredinibacter haidensis genome encodes the following:
- a CDS encoding ATP-binding protein, with protein MKQSIDIWTGNDKINWLCLFINEFTGKSDLNLAPLLLSGFHSLRSSSVAQENEFAYFNIRQLMLRFSNLTAIKKAVVRYNEHYTSGETTSDQRLFNIDEKTLTFQPLLDLMPPEYEQAKQVLLKPLEFSKHGKSVAKADKELFIEVDDIGIKRPYNIKDLPSPLSNTQHNISNQSSGPIQIPIAELFEEATEMDLLDVKHSRRAGNWISRLENILLEKPKENGGFSRADTLELTGLKHLIGLPGAGKTTLLMCLTRWLSRKDYKTAVVFPSVEVSRQYLTALKDYDVAAGLLTGQSQSTRARHAHNIAETIACADPLKGFAKDFAGSEYFSTHCVLPAFTDAMEDGINPTRNFCSKVKERTKSRDGSASKPVSRLCPLWGMCGYHKASRELIDVNVWLGHIASFDTLVPPHATQLHYRYFEHIAREFDVVIIDEADQVQSWLDDQGVSKLTLTGDSESFHADLQKRQNQMTVEHNYALGDPNIFNFTLTAMDFSRNSHMLVGTIQKLDEELRKQYQGIFLTSSRLINAIVSGDKAKSGLAEELEGIDSRFRQKEAITLLWESAANAAFYNRQDMAEQDTVEQLKIQRIAENLNFSEEEIKNQFKNLSSACRIWLTEERSSNRDIGMTRICTALSELAHRSQSPSFDKKVHLLVCVTFTIFSYKKLAPHSEALIEQGFLTPSHVEQRCSDDLLSYTTDNILGRLSGVRFFLDNRSSKHSELSSVKLQYAVFSGSPRSFIYHLHKSVPGVSRAPAVLLASATSYLEQSPAYHINRVPDYIVRACNNDERSDKSYFEFKPIPNASKPGTCLRYSGEALPSVREGNLRKMVSYLLKDGVDDSVVGKAITSFDSGERKRKAAFVVNSYQHCEMLKRHIDQRHPEWASKTVAVVKDVEAYDGAPGYVTNSQVEALGDMDNIELIIFPMGAIGRGTNIVFSKGTRARDAAIGTMYFLTRPHPSTDDLSLLISIAAQQSEEFNAETFSEDASFEDIATHHMTARNKAYDKVWRLLLNPLIASRLGDLMEPFTANISVSLLQTIGRGMRNSCRVQCFFVDAAWAKNSAKNDESILDTNETSMLVQLINILKSCVNHTDPIKRSVYEELYSAFLEPLSETQGLHYDKRNVKTLSPHYDAASESSLDGITTTEALLSDNT; from the coding sequence ATGAAACAATCCATCGACATCTGGACAGGCAATGACAAAATTAATTGGCTCTGCCTATTCATTAATGAGTTCACAGGGAAAAGTGATTTAAACTTAGCTCCACTATTACTGTCTGGGTTTCACTCACTTCGCTCCTCTTCTGTCGCCCAAGAGAATGAGTTCGCGTACTTCAATATTCGACAATTAATGCTGCGCTTCTCTAACTTAACAGCAATTAAAAAAGCGGTTGTCCGTTATAACGAACATTATACAAGCGGTGAGACTACCAGCGACCAACGACTGTTTAATATCGATGAAAAGACACTGACCTTCCAACCACTACTGGATTTAATGCCGCCCGAATACGAGCAAGCCAAACAAGTTTTGCTAAAACCTCTCGAATTTTCAAAGCACGGAAAAAGTGTCGCAAAAGCGGATAAAGAGTTGTTCATCGAGGTAGACGATATCGGTATTAAACGTCCGTACAACATTAAAGATTTGCCGAGCCCCCTTTCAAACACGCAACATAATATAAGCAATCAATCCAGCGGACCTATTCAAATCCCTATCGCAGAGTTATTCGAAGAAGCGACAGAGATGGATCTACTTGACGTAAAGCACTCGCGACGCGCTGGTAACTGGATTTCTCGGCTTGAGAACATCTTATTAGAAAAACCTAAGGAAAACGGCGGCTTTTCTCGCGCAGATACCCTTGAACTTACAGGCTTAAAACACCTCATTGGACTACCCGGAGCCGGCAAGACAACACTATTAATGTGCTTAACCCGATGGCTCTCAAGAAAAGACTATAAAACGGCCGTTGTATTTCCATCCGTAGAAGTTAGCCGTCAATACCTGACAGCCTTAAAAGACTACGATGTGGCTGCAGGGCTGTTAACTGGACAAAGCCAATCCACTCGAGCCCGACACGCTCATAACATCGCCGAAACGATTGCGTGTGCAGACCCATTAAAAGGCTTCGCAAAAGATTTTGCAGGAAGCGAGTACTTTTCCACACACTGTGTTTTACCCGCCTTTACCGACGCAATGGAAGATGGGATAAACCCAACACGTAACTTTTGTAGCAAGGTAAAAGAAAGGACAAAGAGCCGAGATGGTAGCGCGAGCAAGCCTGTCAGCCGTCTATGCCCTCTATGGGGGATGTGTGGTTATCACAAAGCTTCCCGAGAGCTAATTGATGTGAACGTCTGGCTAGGTCACATAGCATCATTTGACACCCTCGTTCCTCCTCATGCAACTCAGCTTCATTATCGATACTTCGAGCATATCGCCAGGGAGTTTGATGTCGTAATTATTGATGAAGCAGACCAAGTTCAATCTTGGCTAGATGATCAAGGCGTGTCGAAGCTCACACTAACAGGAGATTCCGAATCATTTCATGCCGACCTGCAAAAACGCCAAAATCAAATGACCGTAGAGCATAATTATGCGCTTGGCGACCCTAACATTTTTAACTTTACGTTAACGGCCATGGATTTTAGTCGAAACAGCCATATGCTGGTTGGCACTATCCAAAAGCTAGACGAGGAACTCCGAAAACAATATCAAGGCATTTTTCTTACCTCGTCTCGCTTAATAAATGCCATTGTCAGTGGTGATAAAGCCAAGAGCGGATTGGCCGAAGAACTAGAGGGTATCGATAGTCGCTTCAGACAAAAAGAAGCCATTACACTTCTTTGGGAAAGCGCAGCTAACGCCGCTTTTTACAATCGACAAGATATGGCCGAACAAGATACCGTTGAACAATTGAAAATTCAGCGTATAGCTGAAAACCTTAACTTTAGTGAAGAGGAAATTAAAAACCAATTTAAAAACCTTTCAAGTGCTTGCAGGATTTGGCTAACAGAAGAACGTAGCTCTAATCGCGACATCGGAATGACCAGGATATGCACTGCTCTTTCTGAACTAGCTCACCGAAGTCAATCCCCTTCTTTCGATAAAAAGGTTCACTTACTGGTTTGCGTAACTTTTACGATTTTCTCCTACAAAAAACTGGCCCCCCACTCCGAAGCTCTCATTGAGCAAGGTTTTTTGACGCCGTCGCATGTCGAGCAACGTTGCTCTGACGATTTACTAAGCTACACAACAGATAATATATTAGGCAGACTGTCCGGGGTGCGATTTTTTCTTGATAATCGTTCGTCCAAACACTCGGAGTTGTCGAGCGTAAAGTTACAATACGCCGTGTTTTCAGGTTCTCCGAGATCCTTTATTTATCACCTCCACAAGTCCGTACCGGGAGTAAGTCGCGCCCCCGCCGTTTTATTAGCAAGTGCTACAAGCTATTTAGAGCAAAGCCCTGCTTACCATATCAACCGCGTACCAGATTATATCGTCAGAGCGTGCAACAACGACGAAAGATCTGACAAAAGCTATTTTGAATTTAAACCCATTCCTAACGCGTCAAAGCCCGGAACATGCCTCCGATACAGTGGCGAAGCACTACCCTCGGTTCGAGAAGGCAATCTCCGAAAAATGGTATCGTACCTACTCAAAGATGGCGTTGATGACTCCGTGGTAGGCAAAGCGATTACAAGCTTCGATTCAGGTGAGCGCAAAAGGAAAGCCGCATTCGTGGTGAATAGCTACCAACACTGTGAAATGCTCAAGCGACACATCGACCAACGACATCCTGAGTGGGCCTCAAAGACAGTTGCCGTTGTAAAGGATGTGGAAGCATACGATGGCGCCCCGGGTTACGTCACGAACTCACAAGTCGAAGCGCTCGGAGACATGGATAATATTGAACTTATTATTTTCCCTATGGGCGCCATAGGCAGAGGAACTAATATCGTATTCAGTAAAGGGACGAGAGCACGAGACGCGGCAATAGGAACGATGTACTTTTTGACACGCCCACACCCTTCCACTGATGACCTATCACTACTGATTAGCATTGCCGCACAACAATCCGAGGAGTTTAACGCCGAGACATTCTCGGAAGACGCTTCATTTGAAGATATTGCCACGCATCATATGACTGCTCGTAATAAAGCCTACGATAAAGTCTGGAGGCTGTTACTCAACCCACTTATTGCCAGCAGGCTTGGCGATTTAATGGAACCCTTCACGGCTAACATTTCCGTGTCGCTACTACAAACTATTGGACGGGGAATGCGAAATAGCTGCCGAGTTCAATGCTTTTTTGTGGATGCAGCCTGGGCTAAAAACTCCGCCAAAAACGATGAATCGATACTAGATACAAACGAAACCAGTATGCTCGTGCAGCTCATCAACATATTAAAATCCTGCGTAAATCACACCGATCCAATTAAGCGCTCAGTTTACGAGGAGTTATACAGCGCTTTCTTAGAGCCGCTAAGCGAAACACAGGGACTTCATTACGATAAAAGAAATGTAAAAACACTCTCGCCGCACTACGACGCCGCAAGCGAGAGTAGCCTCGATGGAATAACTACAACCGAAGCTTTACTTTCCGACAACACCTAA
- a CDS encoding cation transporter has product MTEDSKTCGCNASQGASLQPESQAESDAQTEMSHLSVFDVPKMDCPSEENLIRTAFASFEATVVFEFDLPGRKVHIYHPDMADKVEKAMTSVGLGATLVSFESVDHNAVQAALEATTINETRESQVLKWLLAINAAMFVLELGVGIVAQSTGLIADSLDMFADAAVYGVSLYAVGKAAKLKLKAAHFSGWLQIALALGVLLEVVRRFLYGSEPVSVLMMSFGAVALIANITCLLLIFKSRNQGSHMKASWIFSANDVLANAGVITAGILVAVTGSQMPDLVIGLLIAGLVMWGAVRILRLK; this is encoded by the coding sequence ATGACTGAAGACTCGAAGACTTGTGGTTGCAACGCCAGTCAAGGCGCGTCATTGCAACCTGAATCACAAGCAGAAAGTGATGCTCAGACTGAAATGAGCCACCTGAGCGTATTTGACGTTCCTAAGATGGATTGCCCATCCGAAGAGAACTTGATTCGTACGGCTTTTGCTAGCTTTGAAGCAACCGTCGTATTCGAATTCGACTTGCCCGGACGCAAGGTGCATATATATCACCCTGATATGGCGGATAAAGTGGAAAAAGCCATGACGTCTGTTGGCCTCGGCGCAACCTTGGTCTCATTCGAGTCAGTAGATCACAATGCGGTTCAGGCTGCCTTGGAAGCCACAACAATCAATGAAACGCGTGAATCTCAAGTATTAAAATGGCTGTTGGCCATTAACGCGGCCATGTTTGTACTTGAGCTCGGCGTGGGCATTGTGGCGCAATCGACAGGGCTTATCGCCGACTCACTGGATATGTTCGCCGATGCGGCGGTCTACGGCGTGTCGTTATATGCAGTGGGCAAGGCGGCCAAGCTTAAACTCAAAGCGGCTCACTTTTCGGGTTGGTTGCAGATTGCACTTGCTCTGGGTGTTCTATTGGAGGTTGTCAGACGCTTCCTATATGGAAGTGAACCGGTCTCGGTGCTCATGATGAGCTTTGGCGCCGTGGCCTTGATAGCGAATATTACCTGTCTCTTGTTGATCTTCAAATCGCGAAACCAAGGCTCCCATATGAAAGCGAGCTGGATATTTTCTGCCAATGACGTGTTGGCCAATGCGGGCGTGATAACAGCGGGAATTCTAGTAGCGGTGACAGGGTCTCAAATGCCAGATTTGGTCATCGGCCTATTAATAGCAGGCCTGGTTATGTGGGGGGCGGTTCGCATCTTGCGACTGAAATAA
- the cadR gene encoding Cd(II)/Pb(II)-responsive transcriptional regulator, with protein sequence MKIGELAKRSGCSVQTIRYYEREGLLSSVARSEGSFRLYDKQAEERLMLVKRCRSLDLTLVEVKQLLTLTQEPDSACDEVNQIVDQHIQRVEDRIAELQDLHSQLIGLRGHCADNRTVEQCGIIRGLKAEGG encoded by the coding sequence ATGAAAATTGGTGAGCTGGCAAAACGCAGTGGCTGCTCAGTGCAGACCATCCGGTACTATGAAAGGGAGGGGTTATTGAGTTCTGTTGCGCGCAGCGAGGGGAGCTTTCGGTTGTATGACAAGCAAGCGGAAGAGCGGCTGATGCTCGTTAAGCGTTGCCGCAGCCTGGATCTTACTTTGGTGGAAGTGAAGCAGCTATTGACCCTCACCCAAGAGCCTGACTCAGCGTGTGATGAAGTGAATCAGATCGTTGACCAGCATATCCAGCGAGTGGAGGATAGAATCGCTGAACTTCAAGATCTACATAGCCAGCTAATAGGGTTAAGAGGGCATTGTGCAGATAATCGTACTGTTGAACAGTGTGGAATAATCAGGGGGCTAAAAGCGGAAGGGGGATGA
- a CDS encoding efflux RND transporter periplasmic adaptor subunit, which produces MNKYLLSLFLLLGVLAPIQSTLADDDDDEEYEEISRINDELSTKVGIVTAKATAGTISQTVTVYGSVTQAPENSHEIYARFPGIIKSVNVAIGDTVKKGDRIATIESNESLKSYPIHAPASGVIVQRHANPGEPTQQRRLLTITNLDTVWIEFRIYPEKQAKVSAGQPVSITINDKTIRSDVAHLIPAEDKPYVLARVKLDNDELRLSLGLLAKGKIHTNEFDVSLVVTKDAVQELGERLGVFVKEGEAYEFAPLVLGKSDDNFIEVVSGLEHGAEYVSENSYLIKADILKSEAEDDD; this is translated from the coding sequence ATGAATAAATACTTACTCTCACTATTTTTATTGCTTGGCGTTTTAGCGCCGATTCAATCCACCTTGGCAGATGACGACGATGATGAAGAATATGAAGAAATTAGTCGAATTAACGACGAGTTATCTACCAAGGTAGGTATTGTTACCGCAAAAGCAACGGCAGGGACAATCAGTCAAACCGTTACCGTCTATGGGAGCGTGACACAAGCGCCTGAGAACAGTCACGAAATTTATGCGCGTTTCCCCGGCATTATCAAATCAGTCAATGTTGCAATCGGCGATACCGTTAAAAAAGGTGATCGCATCGCGACCATTGAGTCAAATGAAAGCTTAAAAAGCTATCCAATACACGCTCCGGCATCCGGGGTTATTGTGCAACGCCACGCGAACCCAGGTGAACCGACACAACAACGGCGGTTATTGACGATTACCAACTTGGATACGGTGTGGATAGAGTTCCGTATTTACCCGGAAAAGCAAGCAAAAGTGAGCGCGGGACAGCCTGTTTCTATCACCATCAACGATAAGACTATTCGTTCCGATGTAGCCCACCTAATACCGGCTGAAGATAAACCATACGTACTTGCGCGCGTCAAGCTTGATAACGATGAATTAAGGCTTTCTTTAGGTCTGCTTGCCAAAGGGAAAATACATACCAATGAATTTGACGTGTCTTTGGTGGTGACGAAAGACGCCGTACAAGAATTGGGGGAACGATTAGGCGTGTTTGTTAAAGAAGGTGAAGCTTATGAGTTTGCGCCTCTGGTACTAGGGAAATCCGACGACAATTTCATTGAGGTTGTTTCAGGGCTGGAACATGGGGCCGAATATGTTTCTGAAAATAGCTACTTAATCAAAGCGGATATTTTGAAATCCGAAGCTGAAGACGACGACTAG
- a CDS encoding pPIWI_RE module domain-containing protein: MTKNTNKSTEKDVAHALFYPGDAEALSRNTCLVKWTPQWMTIMREIISYAEAASNDFQSIPTASLKSILEIHLDGLLLVRAYSGLKTNDLKYFKPSSKIEPFIIAIDQSDIAETISSCIDTWVDDYLVPFMEKREMPDSLRDNLFSALDSKLVFSVESQSFELLPWGASNNGTAAPLFSPHGYSITANDIARLLEGVSIFPELPPVMRVIGSDLGNNTAELITPIIDQFQEKGLFSLYCKISIETLPTVSYPIINFNFGRRRWVSALKEKFSHNQNASAFLFDEGKGRVYTFNIAKRRQDNGERKWLPDDSFSALRDRFDLPEIIDESEIYTLNINGIRSSVSHSHSSDGGGYSGKNLLGSGVTERDRSDAFNLIFDNLAPYGFHRMDSFHKIDNEIQFLKRKKINYLDLVTLCMHINEDQTASEDLSNETINSDIQPNERETIQLLGQEWFEMTALLAENLSDPDKLKNIKQKADKVGNMQNINRDIIRDHFPTNNAPRILLICQDQSQQGIIKYIVDQLFGDSIQVISTLLPANTHGPKKSLPGSELTTAKRLQLRKDIWDAAINNAISNQQVDMCIIQADQFYEGQGRDDTINKPAAKIAFAQSGIPTQYLNPIDRRITKRDKQLKDYLNRIRSAFFDLVFGHHGIVPAISESVTKYFPKEESKPHFIYGITNIRVNTRSGPTPAEIAVATRIDVNTGQPSIRFCHQERILVTSDWLNYRDAIQYLTTRFNRKVTLGTNKSRLPRHEVYLLFCKNIFKEANQNKGVIYLESAPKSALTPWMSDTQVGEDSSLFSDFPALRVIRVRRQAPQLLIEKHKDNYFTPTTCRRLYSVDMGEVPTYWSLGQPLSQKKRGISTYRSIELPGKGEDETKLHDPILGSTPTPNAVEFVVLSAPEDEPVDKLIQFTTSLRVGILQANYSNFVSLPAPLFITRKLKEYFEL; this comes from the coding sequence GTGACTAAGAATACGAATAAATCGACTGAAAAGGATGTTGCACATGCGCTTTTTTACCCTGGAGATGCGGAAGCGCTTTCTAGAAATACCTGTTTAGTAAAATGGACGCCGCAATGGATGACAATCATGCGGGAAATCATATCTTACGCTGAAGCCGCAAGTAACGACTTCCAATCCATTCCAACAGCATCGTTAAAATCTATCCTGGAAATACACTTAGATGGGCTGCTACTTGTACGAGCATATTCAGGCCTAAAAACAAACGACTTAAAGTACTTCAAGCCTTCATCAAAAATAGAACCCTTTATTATCGCGATTGATCAAAGTGATATTGCTGAAACCATTAGTAGTTGCATTGATACTTGGGTGGACGACTACCTCGTACCGTTCATGGAAAAGCGTGAAATGCCGGATTCATTGCGCGATAATTTATTTTCAGCGCTGGATTCAAAATTAGTATTTTCTGTAGAATCACAATCCTTTGAGCTACTGCCTTGGGGCGCCTCAAACAATGGCACTGCCGCACCACTCTTTAGCCCACATGGGTATTCTATTACAGCAAATGATATCGCCAGACTTTTAGAGGGCGTATCTATCTTCCCCGAATTACCGCCAGTAATGCGAGTTATAGGATCAGATTTAGGCAACAATACCGCCGAACTCATAACCCCAATCATAGATCAGTTTCAAGAAAAGGGCTTATTTAGTCTTTATTGTAAAATTTCAATTGAAACACTGCCCACCGTCAGTTACCCAATTATCAATTTCAATTTTGGCCGCAGGCGATGGGTATCAGCACTGAAAGAAAAGTTTTCGCACAATCAAAATGCATCAGCCTTTCTATTTGATGAAGGCAAGGGGCGTGTTTACACCTTCAATATTGCGAAGAGGAGGCAGGATAACGGTGAGAGAAAATGGCTTCCCGACGACTCATTTAGCGCCCTGCGTGACCGCTTTGATCTACCGGAGATAATCGATGAAAGTGAAATATATACGCTCAATATCAATGGTATTCGATCTAGCGTCAGCCATTCTCACTCCAGCGATGGCGGTGGCTATTCTGGGAAAAATTTGTTGGGCTCCGGGGTAACAGAACGAGATAGAAGCGACGCATTTAATCTTATATTCGATAACTTAGCGCCCTACGGGTTTCATAGAATGGATAGCTTTCACAAAATTGATAATGAAATTCAGTTTTTAAAAAGAAAAAAGATCAACTATCTCGACCTCGTCACACTGTGCATGCACATTAATGAAGATCAAACCGCCTCTGAGGATTTGAGCAACGAAACCATCAATAGCGATATTCAACCAAACGAAAGAGAAACAATACAATTGTTAGGTCAGGAATGGTTTGAAATGACCGCCCTACTCGCGGAAAATTTAAGTGACCCTGACAAACTGAAAAATATAAAACAAAAAGCCGATAAAGTGGGGAATATGCAAAATATAAACCGCGATATTATCCGCGACCACTTCCCCACCAATAATGCCCCTAGAATTTTACTCATTTGTCAAGATCAGAGCCAACAAGGGATTATTAAGTATATTGTTGATCAATTATTTGGCGACAGCATTCAAGTGATCAGCACGCTATTACCAGCAAACACGCATGGACCAAAAAAATCCCTCCCCGGCTCAGAGTTAACTACAGCAAAACGATTACAACTTCGAAAAGATATTTGGGACGCAGCAATTAACAATGCCATTTCCAATCAACAAGTGGATATGTGCATAATCCAAGCAGACCAATTTTATGAAGGCCAAGGACGAGATGATACAATTAACAAACCCGCAGCAAAGATCGCTTTCGCTCAGTCAGGAATACCCACACAATATTTAAATCCAATCGACCGAAGAATCACTAAGCGAGACAAACAATTAAAAGACTATCTCAATAGAATTCGGAGTGCATTTTTCGATCTGGTTTTTGGGCACCATGGCATCGTCCCTGCGATCAGCGAGAGTGTCACTAAGTATTTCCCTAAGGAGGAAAGTAAGCCTCACTTCATTTATGGCATTACAAATATTAGAGTGAACACGCGATCAGGGCCCACACCTGCTGAGATTGCCGTTGCGACACGGATAGACGTAAACACCGGCCAACCTTCGATTAGATTTTGCCACCAAGAGCGCATTTTAGTCACCTCGGACTGGCTCAATTACCGAGATGCAATTCAATATCTCACCACGCGATTTAACCGGAAAGTCACACTCGGAACAAATAAATCAAGACTCCCTCGTCACGAAGTCTACCTCCTATTTTGCAAAAATATTTTCAAGGAAGCCAACCAGAACAAAGGAGTCATCTATCTGGAAAGCGCCCCAAAAAGCGCATTGACCCCGTGGATGTCTGACACCCAAGTCGGAGAAGATTCAAGCTTATTCTCAGACTTCCCCGCTCTTAGAGTGATACGAGTTCGTAGGCAGGCTCCACAACTCTTGATCGAAAAACACAAGGATAATTATTTTACACCTACAACCTGTCGCCGCTTATATTCTGTCGATATGGGAGAGGTTCCAACATATTGGTCACTTGGTCAGCCACTCAGTCAAAAGAAACGTGGCATTAGTACTTACCGCAGCATTGAACTGCCAGGGAAAGGAGAAGACGAAACAAAGCTTCATGATCCAATCCTGGGCTCAACGCCGACGCCAAACGCCGTTGAATTTGTCGTACTATCAGCACCTGAAGATGAACCGGTCGATAAGCTCATCCAATTTACTACTTCACTAAGGGTTGGCATTCTTCAGGCTAATTATTCGAATTTCGTCTCTTTACCTGCACCGCTTTTCATCACCAGAAAGCTCAAAGAGTATTTTGAACTGTGA
- a CDS encoding TolC family protein, whose product MRFNTLNRCRAICLSAIVLVVGISASHSYASAEPTLTLKDAVAQTLERNPQLYQYTFATEMFEARKQIHSLRPAIELELEMENFAGTGDTQGFDGAETTLLLSSVIEMGGKRKARMSLVDARINKNHWEQQAATLDVLGQLAQLFIEGLATQANIDLANNSLNLSRSLFRAVQTRAKRGATSEAEVMRAQAAVTRAELQLAALTARLKRQKVLMVRFWGDTLPTFNRLNANLFEFGKNESFDQLYARIKTSPSLQVFASDARIKDAEVTLARASGRSDITWRAGVRRFEDTGDSALTAGLSMPLFASKRNRGEVKAALAERNAIQYARQDSLLRLHAKLFEAWSLRNQNMDAVMKMEDTAIPALEKAFQLTKKAYENGRYRYQDLVAAQEELLAAKQALIDAATNVQISQVLIEQLTGASLSQ is encoded by the coding sequence ATGCGATTTAACACACTTAATCGGTGTCGGGCGATTTGCCTGTCAGCTATAGTTTTGGTCGTCGGTATATCCGCTTCTCATAGCTATGCAAGTGCTGAACCTACTCTTACACTAAAAGACGCCGTTGCCCAGACTCTAGAACGTAACCCGCAGCTATATCAGTACACCTTCGCTACTGAAATGTTTGAAGCTCGAAAGCAAATACACTCTTTACGCCCTGCAATAGAACTCGAACTCGAAATGGAAAATTTTGCGGGGACCGGCGATACCCAAGGGTTTGATGGCGCTGAAACCACGCTACTACTCTCATCAGTTATTGAGATGGGGGGCAAGCGCAAGGCGCGTATGTCCCTAGTGGATGCTCGAATCAATAAAAACCACTGGGAACAGCAAGCGGCCACTTTGGATGTCTTGGGTCAACTGGCCCAATTATTTATTGAAGGCCTAGCGACGCAAGCAAATATCGACCTTGCTAACAACTCATTGAATCTGTCGCGATCATTATTCCGGGCCGTACAAACACGAGCAAAGCGAGGGGCTACGTCTGAAGCTGAAGTCATGCGTGCACAAGCAGCCGTCACACGGGCAGAACTTCAACTAGCGGCGTTAACCGCTAGGCTGAAACGACAAAAAGTACTAATGGTACGCTTTTGGGGAGACACATTACCCACATTTAATCGCCTTAATGCAAACTTATTCGAATTTGGTAAAAACGAGAGTTTCGATCAGCTTTATGCGCGCATTAAAACATCGCCTTCTCTTCAGGTATTTGCGAGTGATGCACGAATAAAAGATGCGGAAGTCACGTTAGCTCGCGCAAGTGGTCGCAGCGATATTACCTGGCGTGCAGGTGTTAGGCGCTTTGAAGATACCGGTGATTCTGCGTTAACCGCTGGCCTGTCAATGCCGCTGTTTGCATCCAAGCGAAACCGAGGTGAAGTTAAAGCCGCACTCGCTGAACGCAACGCCATCCAGTATGCCAGGCAAGACTCTCTCCTGCGTTTGCATGCAAAACTCTTCGAAGCTTGGTCTCTACGAAACCAAAACATGGACGCTGTGATGAAGATGGAAGACACGGCCATCCCCGCTTTGGAAAAGGCATTTCAATTAACAAAAAAAGCGTATGAAAACGGACGATATCGATATCAAGATCTTGTCGCCGCACAGGAAGAGTTGCTCGCTGCAAAACAAGCCCTTATCGATGCCGCCACGAATGTGCAGATAAGCCAGGTTCTAATCGAACAGTTGACCGGTGCATCGCTCTCTCAATAA